The Bacillus sp. Y1 genome includes the window ACTTCATAGTTTACTTGATAGGTGCAAAAGAAAAAACTTTTGCTTAAAAGGGAAGCACGGTGAAAAGCCGTCGCGGTACCCGCCACTGTATTGGGGAGCTTTGTTACAAATGGTCACTGAGTAAAATCGGGAAGACGTAACAAAAGCAAGGAACCAGAGCCAGGAGACCTGCCTATAAAGTGTGTCACATACCTACGGGACTATAGGTAGATGTGTAGAAAGATGTACATTCCGTATGTTCTTATGCACCTCTATTTGTAGGGGTGCTTTTTTATTACAAAAAATGTGAGGAAGTGGAAAACATGACAACATGGAATTTAAATGGGACAAAGCATCACATCTTGATTTGTAATGGAAGTAGTTGCATGAGAAAAGGGGGAGAAGAAGTAACGCAAGCGATTCGTGATGAAATTAAGCAGTTGGAGTTGGACAACAAGATTCATACAACAAGAACGAGATGCAATGGAAGATGCAAGGATGCTTGTGTCACCATCGTTTATCCAGAAGGCATCTGGTATAAGGCACTTACAGAGGACATGGGACGAGAAATCGTACGGAGTCATCTCGCTCAAGGAAAGATACTAAAAGAATCTGTTATTTATACATACGACCAGGAAGGCTTCGTAGCACCTGAAAACTCAGATAGTATTGAGGGAATTTTGAAAAAAGTGAAAGAAGGGGTATGACCTATGGAATTTATCATGTTTGCTCTGCTTGCTGTGTTTATTGGCATGAGGCATGGAATCGACGGAGATCATGTAGCAGCGATTGCCGACATGGTTGGCAGTGAGCAGCGTAAGAAGAAACAGCTTACTCTTGGTGTGATGTATGCCATTGGCCACGGCATGATTGTGATGGTTATTGGAGTGTTATTTATTTATATTGGTTTACAACTTCCAGATGTAACGAAGCAAGTACTAGAAATGCTCGTTAGCTTCACCCTTATTTTGCTCGGAATGTTTATTATTTGGTCGATTTTTCAACAAAAGAAAGATTACGAATATAAAAGCCGACTAAGAATTGTTGTTGAGTTTTTCCATAACATCGCTAATAAAGTGAAATCAGGAACAAAAACCAATCAACTTTCACCTACGAAACTCGGTGCCGTTGGAGCGTTTATTATTGGCATTCTTCACGGCATTGGTGTGGAAAGTCCGACTCAGATCGCGATAATTTCTAATGCGATGGGGCTTGATAATATAACCGTTGCCCTTATTCAACTGACTCTATTTGTTTTTGGGTTACTCATAGCAACAATCGGAATTACGTTTTGTCTTTCATGGGGATTTATGAAAGCTAGAGTGAAAGACAAGCTGTTTTTACTATTAGGCACGGTAACAGGCGCCTATAGCTTAGTACTCGGAATTTTTATGATGGTGGAACTATTGAAAGGAGGAGCGTAATTGAAAGGAAAGCTGTTAGTCATTGGTTTTGGTCCCGGAAGTGAGGAGCATATTACGGACCGAGCAAAAAAAGCGCTTCAAGAAAGCGATATGATCATCGGCTACAAAACATATGTAGAGCTGATAGAAGGTTTACTCGACGGACAAGAAATCATTAGCACAGGGATGACAGAAGAAGTAACTCGAGCTCAAGAGGCAGTGAGGCAGGCCGAGATCGGAAAAAAAGTGGCAGTGATCTCTAGTGGAGATGCAGGTGTGTATGGAATGGCTGGTCTTGTGTACGAAGTGTTGGTTGAAAAAGGCTGGAAGCAAGACACGGGTGTTGAGGTTGAGGTAATTCCAGGAATCTCAGCCATCAATTCATGTGCATCCCTATTGGGAGCCCCTGTCATGCATGATGCCTGCACGATCAGCCTAAGTGACCATCTGACTCCTTGGAGCTTGATTGAACAACGAATTGAAGCAGCTGCACAAGCAGATTTTGTGATTGCCTTGTATAACCCCATGAGCGGAAGAAGAACCCGACAAATTGTCGAGGCACAGCGGATACTATTAAAATACCGATCGCCGGAGACACCGGTTGGACTTGTAAAAAGTGCCTTTCGTGATCGTCAAAGCATTACGCGCACCACATTAGAAGACATGATGAATCACGAAATTGGCATGTTAACTACTGTGCTGATTGGAAACTCGTCAACGTTCTTTTACGACGACTTGATGATTACGCCAAGAGGTTACCAGCGAAAGTATACGTTGAGGCAAAAGGAACAACCATTGAAACCCCATCAACGATTGAAAAAGGAAGCTGAGCCATGGGCGTTAGAGCAGGTGGTGGTGGGTACTTCCTCTAGAGAAATCGCGGATGAAGCATTACAGCTAATTTTAGGCAAAAGCAATCAACCAAAAGAGTACATCCAACAACCCATTCAATCAATCTTTGAAGTGTCGGTTAGTCCGGGTGTTGTGAACAAAAAATTTACCCCTAAGCAAATGAGCACACTAGCTGAGATCGTTGGTGATGCCGGCAGCATGGAGTATACCCAGGACCATCATATTAAGCTTCAAGTTCCAACCTCTAACCCAGATCTTGTTGTAAGTGAGCTTGAAGAGGTAGGTTTTCTTCTTGCCCCTGTAGGCGATGTATTGACACTGAAGGCCTGCGATTTTTGTGAAGGAGAAAAGAAGGATAGCATTCCTTATGCAGAGGCGTTACAAGCAAGACTTGGTGGAATGGAGTTGCCAAAAGAACTGAAGATCGGCTTCAACGGTTGTGGAATGGCGTGCTTTGGCGCGGTTCGTGAAGATATCGGCATTGTATTTAGAAAAGGTGCTTTTGATTTATTTTTAGGTGGAAAAACGATCGGAAGAAACGCACACTCCGGACAAATTGTCGCTGAAGGGATTGCTGCGGACGAAATCGTAGGACTAGTAGATAGAATCGTTCATGAGTATAAGGAAAAAGGGCATCCGAATGAGCGTTTCCATAAATTCTTTAAGCGGGTGAAGAACGTGTGCGACTTTGAATTTCAAGACGTATCACCGTCTTTAAAAATAGAACCCGCCCCTTGTGGAGATTAAGAGTTTACTATCTAACGCCATTCATCAAGATTATGAAACAATCAAACTACAAAAGCAGCCACAAAAACATTTAAGGAGGATAACACATGAAAGCTATCTTATTCGTAGGACACGGAAGTCGCGACCACGAAGGTAATGACCAAGTCCGTGAGTTTATCAACGATCTTAGAGCAAATGTAGATGCATCCATCCTCGTAGAAACATGTTTTCTAGAATTCGAGAGACCCACCGTCGGACAAGGTATTGACTTATGTGTGGAAAAAGGTGCTACAGAAATCGCGGTAATCCCGATTATGCTACTCCAAGCAGGTCATTCCAAAATCCACATCCCTGGAGCGATTGATGAAGCAAAAGAAAAATATCCTCATATTTCGTTTACATATGGACGACCTATCGGGATTCATGAAGAAGCTCTAGATATCTTACAAACAAGACTAATAGAAGCCGGAGAAGACTTGGAATTCCCAGATGAGGATACAGCGATCTTACTCCTAGGTCGCGGCGGTAGCGATCCGGATGCAAATAGTGATTTATACAAGATTGGCAGACTTCTATGGGAAAAAACAAAGTATAGAATCGTTGAGCCAGCGTTTATGGGTGTGACTGACCCTCTAGTAAACGCAGGAATTGAACGATGTATCAAGCTTGGAGCAAAGAAAGTAATCATTTTACCTTATTTTCTTTTTACTGGAATTTTAATCAAGCGGCTAGAAGAACTTGTTTTAGAGTTCCAACAAAGCTTCCCTGGTATTAAATTCCAACTTGCTGGCTATTTTGGTTTTCACCCTAAGCTACAAACCATTCTATTAAACCGAGCAGAAGAAGCGCTTCAAGGGGAAGTGAAAATGAACTGTGATACATGCCAATATCGCGTAAATGCGATGGAGTTTATCGGTCATCATCACCATCATGACCATGCTCACGATCATCATCATGAGCATGAGCATCATCATCACCACCATGAGGAAAAGGCAGGGAGCGCCAAGTGATTTTCATGTTAGCCGGAACAAGCGACGCAAGGGCATTAGCTCTCGAAATAAAGACTGAAGGTCATGAGCTCCTTACAACAGTCGTAACAGATAACGCAGCAATTGAAATGAACAAGTCAAACATCCCTGTCCATATCGGTCGATTAACAGCAGATGAAATGGTCCATCTAATAGAGTCAAAAGGAGCTACCACAGTTATCGACGCGAGCCATCCATTTGCTGAGGAAGCGTCGAAAAATGCCATTCAAGCAGCCAAACATTTAGGGCTCCCATATATTCGTTACGAACGAGCGTCCCAAACATTTGATTACGAAAAATTAACGGTGGTCACCACCTACAAAGAAGCAGCCCAACTTGCCGCAACCAAACAAGGTGTTATCATGCTTACAACGGGGAGTAAAACATTGCAAATGTTTACAGAGGAATTATTGAACAAGCCGGATATACGCCTCGTGGCTCGAATGCTCCCACGTTTAGACAATATGAAAAAATGCGAGCAACTTGGGTTTCCTCAAAAAAACATCATCGCCATACAAGGACCGTTCACAAAGGAGTTTGACCAAGTACTTTATAAGCAATACAAAGTCAACGTCATGATTACAAAAGAAAGTGGCAAGGTCGGCTCGGTCGATGAAAAAGTGGAGGCAGCAAAAGAATTAGGTATTGAGATCATTATGATAGCCAGACCATACATGGACTATGGTGATAGCTATTCAGAATTCTCCCCCATATTAAAAGCACTAAAAGGAGTGGAATCAAATGGATTTTAAAACAGAGTTCAAACCATTAACCGTTCAACCTGAGGAAATTGAAGGAATTAGTTTTCAAATGATCGATGATGAGGTCGGAGAGCATCATTACTCTCCTGAGCAATACAGGGTCGTTCAACGAGTGATTCACGCTTCAGCCGATTTTGAACTCGGAAAAAGTCTCTTATTTCATCCCAAAGCCATGGAAGCAGGCATCCAGGCCATTCGCAGTGGAAAAAAAGTCGTTGCTGACGTTCAAATGGTGCAATCAGGTGTAAACAAGACAAGAATTGAAAAATTCGGCGGAGAAGTAAAAGTATATATATCAGACACAGACGTGATGAAAGAAGCGAAACGATTAAATACAACAAGAGCGATTATTGCAACCCGAAAAGCCATAAAAGAAGCAGAAGGTGGCATTTTTGCTATCGGTAATGCACCAACTGCCTTACTAGAGCTGATTCGCCTGATTAAAGAAGAGGACGCAAAACCAGGCCTTATTATCGGTCTGCCCGTTGGATTTGTTTCTGCGGCCGAGTCAAAGGAAGAGCTCGCGAAGCTAGATGTGCCCTTTATTACGAACATCGGTAGAAAGGGCGGTAGTACAGTTACAGTTGCTGCTTTGAATGCCATTTCCATTCTTGCTGATCAGGTATAAACGATGGCCGAGCAAGTGAAAGAGGAGAAAAAACTAAGGGAAGGCTACACGACTGGAGCCTGTGCAACTGCTGCTACAAAAGCGGCACTCACCGCTTTAATTACCAAGGAGGATCAAACAGAGTCAACAATTTTTCTCCCTGTTGGCCGGTTTGTGACCTTTGCCATTGAAAGTTGTCAGGTTTCCACCACCATAGCTGAAGCAACCGTCATAAAAGACGGAGGAGATGACCCGGATGCCACTCATGAAGCTGAAATCATCTCTACCGTTACTTGGTCGAAAGAACCCGGAATTTCTCTCGATGGAGGCATGGGGGTCGGGAGGGTGACGAAACCTGGTCTTCCCGTTCCGGTTGGGGAGGCAGCTATTAATCCTGTCCCACGAAAAATGATTCTCGGTGTTGCAGAAGAAGTATTACAAGCTTACAAAGTAGAAAAAGGAATCAAAATCGTTATTAGCGTGCCAGCGGGTGAAGAAATTGCAAAAAAAACCTTAAATGGCCGATTAGGTATTCTTGGCGGAATTTCGATTTTAGGAACGAGAGGAATTGTCGTTCCCTTTTCAACGTCTGCCTATAAAGCGAGTATTGTGCAAGCGATTAGTGTGGCTCGTGCAAGTGGATGCGATCAAATCGTTATCACTACCGGTGGTCGGAGTGAAAAATATGCGATGAAGCAGTACCCTGATTTACCAGAAGAAGCTTTCGTTGAAATGGGAGACTTTGTTGGATTCTCATTAAAACAATGCAAAAAGCAAGGTGCGAAGAAGGTTTCGATGGTGGGAATGATGGGCAAGTTTTCAAAGGTAGCACAAGGAGTCATGATGGTTCACTCCAAAAGTGCTCCAATTGATTTTGGGTTTTTAGCAGAAATGGCGGAGCAAGCTGGTGCGCATGAAGAACTGGTGAATGACATTAAGGGAGCAAATACAGCGTCGCAGGTTGGCGATATGATGTCCGAATTAGGATATCACCAATTCTTTGATTTGCTATGTGGATCATGTTGTAGCGAAGCCCTAAAAGAAGTGAATGGTGGTTTAGAAGTGGATACAACCATCTATACATTAAAAGGCGAATTATTAGGAAAGGCGGTGCGTCAAGGATGAAACCAATTAAGATGATTGGAATAGGTGATGACGGGAAGAAAAGTCTTCTGCCACATTATGAAAAATGGATATATGAAAGTGAGTTATTAGTAGGAGGACACCGGCAGTTAGCTTATTTTCCTGACTACACAGGAGAAACCCTCCCCATTGAAGGTGGACTAACCAGCTTAGTAGAAAAATTAATAACTGAGACAAAAAGAATTGTCATTTTAGCGTCTGGAGATCCGCTATTTTTTGGAATCGGAAGCTACCTTTCTAGCAAGCTCCCTTTAGAAATATTTCCTTATTTAAGCTCAGTTCAGCTAGCCTTTGCAAAAATGGGTGAACGCTGGCAGGATGCCCATGTAGAAAGTCTTCACGGAAGAAGTATGAAAGGATTAGCGCAGCGTATAGACGGTAAGTCAAAGGTGGCGATTCTAACGGATGTGGAAAACTCTCCGAATATAATTGCCGACTATCTTCTGTCCTTTGGTATGACCGAGTACGAAGCATTTGTGGGAGAGAATTTAGGGGGAGATCACGAAAGAGTCGGCTGGTATCAGCTCCAAGATATGCGTACCTTCGAGTTTTCTCCATTAAATATCGTGATTTTGAAAAAAGTAAATCCAGCTCCTTCTTGGCCAATTGGTATTGATGATCATGAATTTATTCAAAGAAAACCGGAAAAAGGGCTCATTACAAAAAAAGAAGTTAGAGTATTAAGCGTTAGCTCCCTTCAACTTCAAAGAGACAGCGTCGTTTGGGACATTGGCACTTGTACCGGTTCAGTTGCAATTGAAGCAGGTAGAATTGCTCGGGATGGGCAAATTTATGCCATAGAAAAGAATGAAGCGGACTTAGACAACTGCATACAAAATCTAGCGAAATTCCGAGTGGATGCCAACGTTGTTCATGGGAAAGCTCCCGAAAAATTAGATGAGTTTCCCTCTCCAGATGCCGTATTTATTGGCGGAACAGCTGGTGGGATGGAAGAGATACTGAGGATTTGCTGTAAGAGGCTGAATCAGAACGGTCGCATTGTTCTTAACGCGGTTACGATTGAAAACTTAGCCGAAGCCATGGCTGTTTTTAAAAGGAATCACTTTAAAACAGAGGTAACGCTAGCACAAATTTCAAGAAGTAAGCCTATTTTAAATCTGACTCGCTTCGATGCGTTAAATCCTATTTATATTATTTCGGCAAAAAGAGAGGACGGAGAAGAAACATGTTAGGAACATTATACGGATTGGGCGTAGGACCCGGAGACCCAGAACTCATCACAGTGAAAGCCTTTCGACGTTTAAAAGAGTCACCTGTGATTGCATACCCGAAAAAACAAAGAGGAAGCAAAAGCTATGCCCATAAAATCATAGATGTATATTTTCAACCAGAAGAAAAAGAAATGCTCGGTCTTGTGTTTCCAATGACAAAGGATCAAGATATTTTAGAGAAAAAATGGACAGAAACGGTTGAACAAATATGTGAAAAGCTACAACAAGGGAAAGACGTGGCATTCGTTACAGAAGGCGATCCACTCCTTTACAGTACCTTCATCCATATGATGCGATTAATGCAAGAAAAGCACCCCGAAGTCCCGATTGAAGTGGTGCCAGGAATCTCTTCGTTTAATGGAGCTGCCTCCCGACTAGGAATTGCCCTAGCAGATGGGGACGATCATATTGCCATTGTTCCAGCAAGAGATGACTATGAAACCATGAAAAAAGTGATTCAAGAAAATGATTGTGTCATTTTTATAAAAGTCGCAAAGGTCATTGATGTCATGCTCCACGTTCTTCGAGATTTGGATTTATTACATAAAGCATCCGTTGTTACAAAGGTAACGTCTGATGAGGAAATCATTTGGAATGCAGCCGAGCTCGATGGTGCTGAGCTTGAATACTTAACATTAATGGTGGTGAGAAAATGAAGCTATACATCATAGGTGCCGGACCAGGAGATCCTGACCTAATTACGGTAAAGGGGTTAAAGCTTTTACAAGAAGCCGATGTGGTTCTTTATGCAGATTCTCTAGTGAATAAAGAGCTAATTAATCAATCCAAACCAACGGCTGAAGTGATGAAAACAGCAGGTATGCATCTCGATGAAATGGTGGATATCATGGTGGACCGAATTCGCGCGGGGTTAAAAGTTGTTCGCGTTCACACAGGAGATCCAGCTGTATACGGAGCGATAATGGAACAAATGACTCTTTTAAAAAAAGCAGGGATTGAAGTAGAGATTGTTCCTGGCGTTAGCTCGGTGTTTGCTGCCGCTGCTGCTGCCCAAGCCGAGTTAACGATTCCCGATTTAACGCAAACGGTTATCTTAACAAGAGCGGAAGGTAGAACGCCGGTTCCAGAGTTTGAAAAGCTTCGAGATCTTGCGAGTCATCATAGCACAATTGCTCTTTTTTTAAGCGCCACATTAACCAAAAAAGTAATGAAGGAATTTATCGATGCAGGTTGGAGCAAGAATACCCCGGTGATTGTCGTTTACAAAGCGTCATGGCCAGATGAACAAATTGTCCGAACGACTGTTGAGCATTTAGATGATGATATGCAAAAAAATGGAATTCGAAAGCAGGCCATGATTTTGGCCGGATGGGCATTAGACGAAAAAATCCACGATAAAAACTACCGTTCGAAACTATATGATCAAAGCTTTACACATGGCTTTCGACGTGGGGTGAAGCCGTGATGATTGCTTTAGAAGAAGGAAAAATTGCTTCTGTTAGTCAAACCGGAGACTACGCAATTGTTGCGATTACGAAACACGGCGTCGAGATTGCTAGAAAGCTAGCACTATCTCTTCAGAATGCTGATTTGTATTATATGAGCAAGTTTGAAAAGGGAGATGAACAAGAACGAGGAGTACAGATGTTTACAGGCAGTGTTCGACTTCTGTTTCCATCACTTTTCAAAGCTTATAAAGGTCTAATTATCATCGTTTCCTTAGGGGCGGTTGTTCGTATGATTGCCCCCCTTTTAATAGACAAAAAAGTGGATCCTGCGGTCGTGGTCATTGATGATAAGGCGGAGCATGTGATCAGTGTATTATCTGGACATATCGGTGGAGCGAATGAGTTAACCAAGGAGGTGGCTGCTATACTGCATGCTCGTCCAGTGATTACGACTGCCTCTGATGTACAAAAAACAATACCCGTTGATTTGTTCGGAAAACGATTTGGCTGGGTGTGGGAATCGGCAGAAAAGTTAACACCAGTGAGTGCATCTGTGGTAAATGAAGAAATGGTTGCGGTTGTGCAGGAATCAGGGGAAAAAGGCTGGTGGACGTATGACCACCCACTACCTGAAAATATTAAACCGCATTCCAGTATTTCGGAAGCCTTAGTAAGAAAACCTCAAGCAGCACTTGTGATTACTCACCGATTAATAGAAAGTGAGGAACAGTCCATCTTGGAAAATGGAGTGTTGTATCGCCCTAAGGTCATTGCTTTAGGTATTGGTTGTAATCGAGGAACATCAAAGGAAGAAATCGAGAAGGTCATTCAAGAAACATTGGCAGAGCTTCGTTTTTCGATGAAAAGTGTGAAGGCCATTTGCTCGATTGATTTGAAAAAAGATGAACAAGGATTAATCGAGGTGGCTAATTATTACGGATGGGAGTTTGTGACGTATTCTGCTGACCAATTGAACAACGTACCTATCGCAAATCCGTCAGAAACCGTCTATAAGTTTACAGGAGCGTATGGTGTGAGTCAGCCAGCATGCTTGCTATACTCTGGAGCGAACCAACCCGTACTCGAGAAGAAAAAATCAGGCAATGTCACCATTTCCGTTGCTCTGATACACTACTAAAAGAAAAGAGGACATATCATGTCAAAAAGAAGAATGGTCATAGCTGGAACCGGGAGTGGTGTCGGAAAAACAACGCTAACAATCGGCCTTATGTCAGCTTTTAAGAAAAAAGGCCTCGTCGTACAAGGGTTTAAATGCGGACCTGATTACATCGACCCGACCTATCATACGGCGGTTACTGGTAGGCCATCAAGAAATCTTGATAGCTGGATGCTCAATCACGAGCTAGTAAAAGAAATCGCCGTTCGAGGTAGCGAAGAAGCTGACATCTCAATTATCGAGGGAGTGATGGGGTTTTACGACGGGAAAAATCCGACTTCAAATGATGGCACTACGGCAGAGATCAGTGTGATTACGAAAAGCCCTGTCGTTCTTGTCGTCAACTGCGCTAGCATGGCTCGTAGTGCTGCAGCAATTGTAAAAGGGTTCCAAGCCTTTAATGACGATGTCAATATTGTTGGGGTCATAGCCAACCAAGTAGGTAGCGAAGGACATTATCAACTAGTAAAAGCTGCAGTCGAGAAGGAATGCCAGATTCCTGTTGTCGGCTATTTGAAAAGAGATGACGAGCTATCCATTCCTGAAAGACATCTCGGTTTAGTTCCTTCGATTGAACGTGGAGAGCTAGAGCCGTTTTTTGAAAAACTTGGTGATCTGGTGCTTGAAACCATTGATGTTGATAAGTTATACGAGTTAGCACAAGCTCCTGAGCTTATGTTGAAAGGACAACAGCTTGGAAAAAACAAAGTCAAAAACGTGCGTATGGCTATTGCAAGAGATGCTGCTTTTAATTTTTATTATCAGGAAAATTTGGAACTGCTCGAGTCTTATGGGGCAGAGTTAGTGGAGTTTTCCCCGTTAAAAGGAGAGTCACTCCCAGAACAGGTGGACGGTCTTTACCTCGGAGGAGGGTACCCTGAGGAGTTCGCACAAGAGTTAGCTGAGTTGGACGAGGTCAAGCATTCTATTAAACACGCGATTGAAAACGGCCTGCCAACATTGGCCGAATGTGGGGGCTTTATGTATTTAACAGATGCAATAGAAACCACAGAGGGGAACAGTTATCCGATGGTTGGACTTATCCCTGGGGTCGTTCAAATGCATAAAAAGCTAGCTGCACTTGGTTATAGGGAAATCACCGGAGAAGAAGGAAATAGGCTGCTTCAAGGCAATCTAGGCGCGAAGGGTCACGAGTTTCACTACTCTACCTTTCATCCGACGTCTGAGTTACCTCCAGCTTACCAAACCAAAGGCATGCGCGGAACAAAAAAGGAAGGTTTCTTAACAAGAAATCTCGTTGCCGGTTATACACATTTACATTTTGGATCCTGCCCAGAATTAGTGGGTAATTGGATATCGCTTTGTAGAGAGTACAAAGGAAGTAAATCTAGGGTTTAGTAACAGACTGCAGGGGATAAATACTGAGTTATTGCCCATGAAATCCAGACATTAGTAGAATACGTGAACTAAATCTAGATTTACAACCTATAAAATCCAAATACTAGTAGAAACATGTCATACTTAGCACAAAGGGAGGTTTCAAAAAATGTCTCAACGTGGATTAAATCTCATCTATACTGGAAATGGAAAGGGCAAGACCACTGCTGCTCTAGGTCTTGCAATTCGAGCGAAAGGGCGAGGAAAACGTGTCTTAGTTCTTCAATTTATCAAGTCTCCCTCCCGAACCTATGGAGAAAAAATCATGTTTGACCAAATAGGGATTGAGATGCAGCAACTAGGAATTGGCTTTACATGGACAAAAACGCCGGAAGAGCATCGAGAGGCGTTAAAAAAAGCATGGACAATCACCAAGGACAAGGTATCCAGCGGGGAATACGATGTTGTGATTTTAGACGAGCTTAATAACGCGCTCGCTATCGATAAGTTTCCGATTGAGGATGTGCTTCCCATCGAGGAAGTAATCCAACTGATCAAACATCGTCCAGAAGCTATGCACCTCGTGATTACAGGACGCTCGGCTCGACAGGAAATATTAGAGCTAGCCGATCTTGTTACCGAGATGAAAGAGGTCAAACACTATTATGAGGAAGACATTCCTGCGGTAAAAGGAATCGAATTTTAAAAAGAAAGCTAACTAGTAGGAAGCGAAATTCAGCTTCTATACCAGTTAGCTTTTAATACGTCTATTAAAAGTTTAACTTTTTCTTGCCCCAAAATGTCGGCTATTTCTTTTTCAATTTCCTCTTTAATCCATGTCATCTCCTTGCAGCTTTCTAGCCCTTTACTCGTTAACTGCAACAATTTTTCACGTAAGTTCTCCTCAGATGTTTCTGCTACAATCATTCCT containing:
- the cobM gene encoding precorrin-4 C(11)-methyltransferase, giving the protein MKLYIIGAGPGDPDLITVKGLKLLQEADVVLYADSLVNKELINQSKPTAEVMKTAGMHLDEMVDIMVDRIRAGLKVVRVHTGDPAVYGAIMEQMTLLKKAGIEVEIVPGVSSVFAAAAAAQAELTIPDLTQTVILTRAEGRTPVPEFEKLRDLASHHSTIALFLSATLTKKVMKEFIDAGWSKNTPVIVVYKASWPDEQIVRTTVEHLDDDMQKNGIRKQAMILAGWALDEKIHDKNYRSKLYDQSFTHGFRRGVKP
- a CDS encoding cobalt-precorrin 5A hydrolase produces the protein MIALEEGKIASVSQTGDYAIVAITKHGVEIARKLALSLQNADLYYMSKFEKGDEQERGVQMFTGSVRLLFPSLFKAYKGLIIIVSLGAVVRMIAPLLIDKKVDPAVVVIDDKAEHVISVLSGHIGGANELTKEVAAILHARPVITTASDVQKTIPVDLFGKRFGWVWESAEKLTPVSASVVNEEMVAVVQESGEKGWWTYDHPLPENIKPHSSISEALVRKPQAALVITHRLIESEEQSILENGVLYRPKVIALGIGCNRGTSKEEIEKVIQETLAELRFSMKSVKAICSIDLKKDEQGLIEVANYYGWEFVTYSADQLNNVPIANPSETVYKFTGAYGVSQPACLLYSGANQPVLEKKKSGNVTISVALIHY
- a CDS encoding cobyrinate a,c-diamide synthase, with product MSKRRMVIAGTGSGVGKTTLTIGLMSAFKKKGLVVQGFKCGPDYIDPTYHTAVTGRPSRNLDSWMLNHELVKEIAVRGSEEADISIIEGVMGFYDGKNPTSNDGTTAEISVITKSPVVLVVNCASMARSAAAIVKGFQAFNDDVNIVGVIANQVGSEGHYQLVKAAVEKECQIPVVGYLKRDDELSIPERHLGLVPSIERGELEPFFEKLGDLVLETIDVDKLYELAQAPELMLKGQQLGKNKVKNVRMAIARDAAFNFYYQENLELLESYGAELVEFSPLKGESLPEQVDGLYLGGGYPEEFAQELAELDEVKHSIKHAIENGLPTLAECGGFMYLTDAIETTEGNSYPMVGLIPGVVQMHKKLAALGYREITGEEGNRLLQGNLGAKGHEFHYSTFHPTSELPPAYQTKGMRGTKKEGFLTRNLVAGYTHLHFGSCPELVGNWISLCREYKGSKSRV
- the cobO gene encoding cob(I)yrinic acid a,c-diamide adenosyltransferase — protein: MSQRGLNLIYTGNGKGKTTAALGLAIRAKGRGKRVLVLQFIKSPSRTYGEKIMFDQIGIEMQQLGIGFTWTKTPEEHREALKKAWTITKDKVSSGEYDVVILDELNNALAIDKFPIEDVLPIEEVIQLIKHRPEAMHLVITGRSARQEILELADLVTEMKEVKHYYEEDIPAVKGIEF